In the genome of Streptomyces fagopyri, the window CGGGGCTAGGGCTTGCGGGCCACCGCCCCGTACATCGCGATGTCCTCGTCGCGGATCGGCTCGGTCGACGTGCCGTCCGGGTGCCACTTGTGGACCTGGACGATGCCGGGTTCGACGAGTTCGAGGCCCTCGAAGAACTCCTCCGCCTCCGTGTGCGTCCGCAGGCGCATCGGCATGTCGCGGGCCGCGTACTCGCGGGCGACGCGGGCCACCTCCCGCGGGGCGAACTCGGCGGTGCCTATGGACATCGCCAGGTAGCTGCCCGAGGGAAGCGGGTCGAGCAGACGCCGGACGATACCGACCGCGTCGGCCTCGTCCAGCACGAAGTGGACGATCGCGATGACGGTGAGGGCGACGGGCTGGGTGAGGTCGAGGGTGTCACGCAGCTCCTGCGCGCCCAGGATCGTCGCCGGATCGAGCATGTCGGCCTCGACGTACGCCGTCCTGCCCTCGGGCGTGCTGGACAGCAGACCCTGCGAGAGGGTCAGCACGATGGGATCGTTGTCGACGTACACGACCCGTGAGTCGGGGGCCACCGACTGGGCGATCTCGTGGAGGTTGGGCGAGGTGGGGATGCCGGTGCCGACGTCCAGGAACTGGCGTACCCCCGCCTCCTCGGCGAGATAGGCCACCGCGCGGTTCATCCAGTCGCGGTTGGCCTTCATGTGGATCGGCAGCGCGGGCCACTCCCGCGCCATGGCGTCGCCCGCCTCCTGGTCGGCGGGGTAGAAGTCCTTGCCGCCCAGGATGTA includes:
- a CDS encoding SAM-dependent methyltransferase yields the protein MPDNGWPADRIDTESAHSARIYDYILGGKDFYPADQEAGDAMAREWPALPIHMKANRDWMNRAVAYLAEEAGVRQFLDVGTGIPTSPNLHEIAQSVAPDSRVVYVDNDPIVLTLSQGLLSSTPEGRTAYVEADMLDPATILGAQELRDTLDLTQPVALTVIAIVHFVLDEADAVGIVRRLLDPLPSGSYLAMSIGTAEFAPREVARVAREYAARDMPMRLRTHTEAEEFFEGLELVEPGIVQVHKWHPDGTSTEPIRDEDIAMYGAVARKP